The DNA segment CGGTGGCAGCGTGGTCGGGGTCAACGGGTTCTCGAACACGGCCTGGGCTGTCGACACGGACGACGGCAGTGTCCACTGGCGGTACGACCTCCGAGACGCGGTCGAGAACGTCTCCGAACCCCTCGGTCTGGTGGTCGACGAGTCGACCGGGACGGTCGTGGTCGGGGTTCGCGACGTCTCCGATCCGGGGCTCGTCGCCATCGACGTCCGGGACGGGACCTCGAAGTGGACGGACGAGAGCGGCGATGGGGGCGATCTCGGCCCGGCGGATCGAAACGCACTCGCGGCGGGCGACGGACGCGTCTACGTCGTCGACGGAGCCGACAGCGATGAGACGGTTCGGCTCCGCGAACTCGACGCCAAGACGGGCGACACCAGCTGGACGCGTTCGTTCGAGCGACACCGCCACAACGGCGTCGCCGTCGGCGGGGAAGCCATCTACCACCTCGGAACGGTCGGCGATCGTTCGAGTGCGGACGAGTTCGCCGTCGCAGCCGTCGACCGCGCCGACGGCGAGGTGCACTGGGAGGAACGACTCGCGGACGAACCGGGATTCGACTTCGGCGTGACCGTCCAGCCGCCGACGATCGCCGGCGACTGTCTCCTGGTTCCCGGCGGGGACGGACTCCACGCGCTGGATCGAACGAACGGCGAGCACCTGTGGACGTTCACCGAGCTGGTCGGAACGGCCGGCGGCAGTGAGACCGAACGGGTCGCCTCGACGCCGGCGGTCGTCACCGACGATCGCATCGTCCTCGGGATGACGATCGGGCTGTACGGCCTCGAGTGATCGAACACGACTATGTCCCCGAACGATGTAATCGACGACGACAGCAGGTCGACGAACGGGCCCGGTAGCGGCGGAAATTCGACAGTTTCGAGAGGATCGGCCGGGTCCCTCGGAGGAGCGACCGGGCGGCGGGTGAACGCGGTGGTCGACGCGTCGGTCCTCCGGGCTACCCTCGTCGTGCTGCGTGACCGACCACGCGTGTTCGTCCCGTTTCTGGCGCTCGGGCTCCTCGGCGGTGGAACCACGCTCGCCAGGCTCGCGAGTCCGATCGCGCTCGCCCCAGCCCGATTTCCCGAGCGTGGATACGTCCACCTCCCCGTCTCGTTCGTTCCGGACGGCCAGGCCGGGCTCGAGTACGGACCCGGTGCAATTTCGGGGCTGAAACCGCAGTTTCTCGCGTTCCTCGTCGGCCTCGACCTGGCGGTCGTCCTGGCGACGACGGTCGCGTTCGCGATCGGGCTCTGGACGGTCGCCGACGGGACGAGCGGGCACGTCCCACCCGTGGGCCGGGTGTGCTGGCTCGTGAGCTACGTCCTCGTCGTCGAGGGGGCGCTGCTCGTGGCGACGTACGCGTCCTGGGCCGGCGTCGGCGGTACCGGAACGGCACTGGTCGTGTTGCTCGTTGGGTGGCCGATTTCCGTCGGCCTGTTCCCGGCGCCCGCGTACGTCGTGCTGGATGGAGACGGGCCGATTGGGGCTGTACGCGAGAGCGTCGCACTCGTGACCGACCGGTTCGCGGCGATCGTCGCCGTCGTCGTCCTCCTCGGATACGCCGGTTACGTCATGACCGGCGTGGCGGTCGTCGCACCGGACCCGACCGTCGGCGCCGCGCTGGGAACGGTCTTCAGTACGACGGTCGTCGGAACGGTCCACGCCGTCGTGGTGTTCGTCGTGTACCATCAGCGGGCCGAATCGTCGCCAGGATAGGTCGGAGACGGCGTCGGTCGAACGGCCCAGAACGCGTCGCAAGCCATTTGACCGCCAACCGTTATCCTTCGAGTATGACTGACGTTCACCCCGGCCAGCGGGTGGCGGTACTCGTCGACGCGCAGAACCTCTATCACTCCGCGCAGAGTCTCCACAGTCGTAACATCGACTACTCCGAGTTGCTCGAGGCGGCCGTCGGCGATCGACAGCTCACCCGGGCGATCTCCTACGTCATCCGTGCCGACGCCCCCGACGAAGAGAGTTTCTTCGAGGCACTCGTCGACATCGGCTTCGAGACCAAGATCAAGGACATCAAACGGTTTCCCGACGGGTCGAAGAAGGCCGACTGGGACGTCGGGATGAGCCTCGACGCCGTCACACTCGCCAATCACGTCGACACGATCGTCCTGTGTACCGGCGACGGCGACTTCTCGCGGCTGTGTTCGCACCTCAGACACGAAGGCGTTCGCCCGGAGGTAATGGCGTTCGAGTCCTCCACCGCCGAGGAACTGATCGAGGCGACCGACTCGTTCGTCGACCTCGACGGCGACGCCGACCGATTCCTCCTCTGAGACGGTCGAAACTGACCCACACCGATCCACAGCCGATGGCGACCGCGTCCGGTTCGGTCGCTCCCACGTCCGT comes from the Halovivax cerinus genome and includes:
- a CDS encoding PQQ-binding-like beta-propeller repeat protein, which codes for MDRGTKPSRRTVLAGASAMLVAGCFDVDATPEATGADWRMYGRGPGRTRHVPDARLSRDGVDVAWERQVSASSWLPPVVANGVGYCQYANGLFVLDPATGEGPNVGTYGGFGRGGPMAFGSTAAYDDGVLVVPYGDTVGGYAADPERWPDEVSGLGERRARWWTDGDETGTRPVGGVATDVRWGATPVVSGGSVVGVNGFSNTAWAVDTDDGSVHWRYDLRDAVENVSEPLGLVVDESTGTVVVGVRDVSDPGLVAIDVRDGTSKWTDESGDGGDLGPADRNALAAGDGRVYVVDGADSDETVRLRELDAKTGDTSWTRSFERHRHNGVAVGGEAIYHLGTVGDRSSADEFAVAAVDRADGEVHWEERLADEPGFDFGVTVQPPTIAGDCLLVPGGDGLHALDRTNGEHLWTFTELVGTAGGSETERVASTPAVVTDDRIVLGMTIGLYGLE
- a CDS encoding NYN domain-containing protein codes for the protein MTDVHPGQRVAVLVDAQNLYHSAQSLHSRNIDYSELLEAAVGDRQLTRAISYVIRADAPDEESFFEALVDIGFETKIKDIKRFPDGSKKADWDVGMSLDAVTLANHVDTIVLCTGDGDFSRLCSHLRHEGVRPEVMAFESSTAEELIEATDSFVDLDGDADRFLL